The proteins below are encoded in one region of Sulfolobus islandicus Y.N.15.51:
- a CDS encoding C2H2-type zinc finger protein has protein sequence MAKEEYKCEACGMTFKSKEEAEKHMREHHSHEHHGHSH, from the coding sequence ATGGCAAAAGAGGAATACAAATGTGAGGCATGTGGAATGACATTCAAATCAAAAGAAGAAGCAGAGAAACACATGAGAGAACATCATTCCCATGAACATCATGGCCATTCTCACTAA
- a CDS encoding FAD-dependent oxidoreductase, which produces MKKYDLLIIGCGASGFAAAIKASELTEGKIKIGMVCKGLLGGTCVNVGCVPSKYLIEITNKYYLSRKKFIGLELSAKINFTDIMGGLKKVVKELREEKYEKVLNYYSNVDLIKGDVTFIEPNKIRVNTEKGEQELSGSKIIIGVGSTCFASNMARRWLEEPKELLDWGQLEGLHHLLPYT; this is translated from the coding sequence TTGAAGAAATATGATCTTTTAATTATAGGTTGTGGGGCAAGCGGATTTGCTGCTGCAATAAAAGCTTCAGAACTTACGGAGGGTAAGATTAAAATAGGGATGGTCTGCAAGGGATTATTGGGTGGAACATGCGTTAATGTAGGTTGTGTCCCAAGTAAATATTTAATAGAAATTACAAATAAATATTACTTATCCAGAAAAAAATTTATTGGATTAGAATTATCTGCAAAAATAAATTTCACTGATATTATGGGTGGATTAAAAAAGGTTGTTAAGGAATTAAGAGAAGAGAAGTATGAGAAAGTTCTTAATTATTATTCCAATGTGGATTTAATAAAAGGAGATGTAACTTTCATTGAACCTAATAAAATAAGAGTTAATACAGAAAAAGGAGAACAAGAATTAAGTGGTTCTAAAATTATAATAGGGGTAGGCTCCACATGCTTTGCCTCTAACATGGCTAGGCGATGGCTTGAAGAGCCGAAGGAACTACTTGATTGGGGTCAACTTGAGGGCCTTCACCACCTCCTCCCCTATACCTAG
- a CDS encoding IS110 family RNA-guided transposase: MERKIKPKVFAIDVGESRLVATKMEINNNTVKEADTREFKYNEEGLKELIKFLEGYEEGIMEATGVYFYHVYNVLRDKGLKVNVINPVQTVEVLGKKTDKNDSIRLAIAYAAGTVKGSYIPTGEMQELREMTRHREGLVERKTQVKNEIRKVLETAGYKLPPFEKKTKEIVRKLATDEKLTDEEIKEYSKLLGRKLTRIEAFILKQLLDLLNIIEEQIKEVENEIMKFLPEEAVELTKIPGIGPISAATIYAELGDVSRFESSKQAASYAGVSPRTKQSGKTEFHNGLIKGNKHLSRVLFLVARSAKNTVQFNGFYQALLKRTGNSKKATLALANKICRIVYHVLKDGEYKGETKKTRYRGGGGEGPQVDPNQVVPSALQAIA; this comes from the coding sequence ATGGAAAGGAAGATAAAGCCTAAAGTATTTGCAATAGATGTGGGGGAATCAAGACTTGTTGCAACCAAGATGGAAATAAACAACAACACAGTAAAAGAAGCTGATACGAGAGAATTCAAATACAACGAGGAAGGACTCAAAGAACTTATAAAATTCCTAGAAGGATACGAAGAAGGAATAATGGAAGCAACAGGAGTATACTTCTACCACGTATACAACGTACTGAGAGACAAGGGACTAAAAGTAAACGTGATAAACCCTGTACAAACAGTTGAAGTCCTAGGCAAGAAGACAGACAAGAACGATTCCATAAGACTCGCAATAGCCTACGCTGCAGGCACAGTAAAAGGATCGTACATACCAACGGGAGAAATGCAAGAACTAAGAGAAATGACAAGACACAGAGAAGGACTAGTAGAGAGAAAGACACAAGTAAAGAACGAGATAAGGAAAGTTCTAGAAACAGCAGGATACAAGCTACCTCCCTTCGAAAAGAAGACAAAGGAAATAGTGAGAAAACTAGCCACTGATGAGAAGCTAACTGACGAAGAGATCAAGGAGTACTCCAAATTATTGGGAAGAAAATTAACTAGAATAGAAGCGTTCATCCTAAAACAACTCCTGGACCTACTGAACATTATAGAAGAACAAATCAAGGAAGTGGAGAACGAGATAATGAAGTTCCTACCCGAGGAAGCAGTAGAGTTGACTAAGATACCCGGAATAGGCCCAATCTCTGCAGCCACAATTTACGCTGAGCTTGGAGACGTGAGCAGGTTTGAGTCTTCGAAACAAGCTGCTTCTTATGCTGGAGTTTCTCCAAGGACTAAGCAGAGCGGGAAGACCGAATTTCACAACGGTCTCATCAAGGGGAATAAGCACTTATCCCGCGTTCTATTCCTTGTTGCAAGGTCCGCTAAGAACACGGTCCAATTTAATGGCTTCTATCAAGCCTTGTTGAAGAGGACAGGTAATTCCAAAAAGGCTACATTAGCCTTGGCCAACAAGATATGTAGGATAGTTTATCACGTACTCAAGGATGGGGAATACAAGGGTGAGACTAAGAAGACTAGGTATAGGGGAGGAGGTGGTGAAGGCCCTCAAGTTGACCCCAATCAAGTAGTTCCTTCGGCTCTTCAAGCCATCGCCTAG
- a CDS encoding FAD-dependent oxidoreductase produces the protein MKIAVGGSRPAIPPIQGLQNVGYITSDTVWDLKELPHSLLVIGGGAIGLEIGQALARLGSEVTVVEVMDRILPSPYFEPEISYALTDYLEDEGLNIYTKSTVTMVSKEGDTKVVEISTKRGKQRLEVDEILVATGRRPNTENLELEKAGITTDQKGYILVDKFLQTSNPIVYAAGDCIAKSLMLETLAAKEGVLAATNAIKGNIETIDYSTTPIVVFTDPQVASVGLTEDELMKREKVCSCRILKLDYVAKARLIGDTRGFVKLVVNPKDGTVVGVHILSPLASEIIMEGVMLVKNKVKLEELVETTHVFPTISESIKLAAQSFIRDPSKMSCCVE, from the coding sequence GTGAAAATCGCCGTAGGAGGTTCTAGACCAGCGATACCCCCTATACAAGGACTTCAAAATGTAGGTTATATAACAAGTGATACGGTTTGGGATTTAAAAGAACTTCCACATTCTCTATTAGTGATAGGAGGTGGAGCTATAGGACTTGAAATAGGGCAAGCTTTAGCTAGATTAGGATCTGAGGTTACAGTAGTAGAGGTTATGGATAGAATACTGCCTAGTCCTTATTTTGAACCAGAAATTAGCTATGCATTAACTGATTATTTAGAAGATGAAGGACTAAATATTTACACTAAATCTACAGTGACTATGGTTAGTAAAGAAGGAGACACGAAAGTAGTAGAGATTAGTACTAAGCGTGGAAAACAAAGACTAGAAGTGGATGAGATATTAGTAGCTACAGGGCGTAGACCTAATACAGAGAATTTAGAGCTTGAAAAAGCTGGAATAACAACAGATCAAAAAGGCTATATTTTAGTAGATAAATTCTTACAAACATCTAACCCTATAGTATATGCTGCTGGCGATTGCATAGCTAAAAGTTTAATGCTTGAAACTCTTGCAGCCAAGGAAGGTGTATTAGCAGCTACTAACGCTATAAAAGGGAATATAGAAACCATAGATTATTCTACCACGCCAATAGTAGTATTTACAGATCCTCAAGTTGCTTCTGTTGGTTTAACGGAAGATGAACTTATGAAGAGGGAAAAAGTATGCTCTTGTAGAATCTTAAAATTAGATTATGTTGCTAAAGCTAGGTTAATCGGAGATACTAGGGGTTTCGTTAAACTAGTTGTTAATCCTAAAGATGGTACAGTAGTTGGTGTTCATATCCTTTCTCCCCTAGCCTCTGAAATAATAATGGAAGGCGTAATGCTTGTAAAAAATAAAGTTAAATTAGAAGAATTAGTAGAAACTACTCATGTATTTCCTACAATATCAGAAAGCATAAAGTTAGCTGCACAATCCTTTATCAGAGATCCATCTAAGATGAGCTGCTGCGTGGAGTGA
- the merB gene encoding organomercurial lyase: MSEEILNKITSHRPTNFKIIEQDSKEIYVYCALDVLLYAALTCNDIIVETTLSGENTRFKLDANSELILSFINPHDAEKLPPSYNTPSTICPYSRFFTNLEEFESWRNTLPEEIRHLVIPISVKEALFIIKRYVISSLDNG; this comes from the coding sequence ATGAGCGAAGAGATTCTCAATAAGATAACTTCACATAGACCAACTAACTTTAAGATAATTGAGCAAGATAGTAAGGAAATATATGTCTATTGCGCATTGGATGTACTTCTATATGCTGCACTTACTTGTAATGATATTATAGTAGAAACTACATTATCGGGTGAAAATACCAGGTTTAAATTAGATGCTAACAGTGAACTTATATTATCATTTATAAATCCACATGATGCAGAAAAACTTCCACCTTCATATAATACACCATCAACTATTTGCCCTTATTCAAGATTTTTCACTAATTTAGAGGAATTCGAAAGCTGGAGAAACACTCTCCCAGAAGAGATTAGACATTTAGTTATTCCCATAAGTGTAAAGGAGGCCCTCTTCATAATCAAAAGATACGTTATCTCTTCATTAGATAATGGATGA